In Leishmania donovani BPK282A1 complete genome, chromosome 22, one genomic interval encodes:
- a CDS encoding ser/thr protein phosphatase, putative yields the protein MEDKNRNLLSQLSGLRLSDGSVVGNRLGSGNTPPTLSAFSSRSTPPTTSPSSFPASALPSHSTDALNGSQGKQQRRGNRAPRADAKKDGESPTSSVTDKINRLLAQNKGSLANSGAAASGSSGGNRDAGGASILSSLAAQIGHSPSLSPSNGATSSTHSSTPTAVRTVSMPAASSSTVAVPKPRSVEVATTMSATTPASMTIPAAAESLNPKVMEFFTKAAGCSRPPPPLVEPTAALKSAIVIEEPKNGKATGGRKEKATATAAGAAASSSSASPAPAAAATASSNARSAHQASSSTKAQKESTDPTNKFLVDAFGAIDNLDATKPIIRAAPEIPREGRYIIVGDVHGCVDQLEQLVEKVKYVKGKDCLFIIGDYVNKGPDSIGAVRACQRLGAYGVLGNHDYTLLRCCARMRRRPFTPDDLRDPVKRLAQKLPKDCEYYLRGLPHIVRIPRHNVLLVHAGLNPQHSLENQNVEEVMHLRRLEMVPSKPGMFKAIAKGVEGEPWAKLWRGPEMVIFGHDAYAGFQAHAHACGIDTGCVYGDPLTCVVYGQDSPAGEFFSVPGLPKLENEMKGLPPPSSDIYEQEDMDLEKLIIRPTTRATPAVMNGSADSRPVFLEAPLGYKEAEESSAVGASTAPSVKASNLTATVTSTNMVMTPTSTSPLRLATPTCAVNERLMATNTVNTREVQRATLLALSATRQLSAIAVLLAMPLYDQEIDAMLGSESADEVSQEAFWEPFTRLILVAAAEMPKDDAATLAGVEATLQLAFDVCEEMEAVGRKLQPELKKFLQAERESPAWSKRIVKCAETLVLA from the coding sequence ATGGAGGACAAGAACCGTAATCTCCTGAGTCAGCTGAGCGGGCTGCGTCTCAGCGACGGCTCCGTCGTCGGCAaccgcctcggcagcggcaacactCCCCCCACGCTCTCCGCCTTCAGCTCCCGTTCTACCCCCCCCACCACGAGTCCTTCGAGCTTTCCTGCATCGGCACTGCCAAGCCACTCGACCGATGCGCTGAACGGGTCGCAgggaaagcagcagcgccgcggcaaccGCGCACCACGCGCAGACGCGAAGAAGGACGGTGAGTCACCAACTTCGTCCGTCACCGACAAGATCAACCGACTTCTCGCTCAAAATAAAGGGTCCTTGGcgaacagcggcgccgccgctagTGGGTCGTCTGGTGGCAAccgcgacgctggcggcgctaGCATTCTCTCGTCGCTGGCCGCACAAATTGGTCACTCCCCGTCTCTGTCGCCCAGCAACGGCGCTACCAGCTCGACACACTCCTCGACGCCGACAGCGGTAAGGACGGTGTCTATGCCGGCAGCATCGAGCTCAACCGTCGCCGTACCAAAGCCGCGCTCTGTGGAGGTCGCCACAACCATGTCTGCCACGACCCCGGCCTCTATGACCATCCCTGCTGCGGCCGAGTCGCTCAATCCAAAGGTGATGGAGTTCTTCACCAAGGCTGCCGGTTGCTcccggccgccgccaccgctggtggagccgacagcggcgctgaagagCGCCATTGTTATCGAAGAGCCAAAGAACGGCAAGGCGACCGGGGGCCGCAAGGAGAaggccaccgccacagcggcaggagcagcagcgtcttcaTCATCCGCATCACCCGcccctgcggctgctgctacAGCTTCGAGTAACGCACGCTCTGCACACCAggcgtcctcctcgacgaAGGCACAGAAGGAATCGACAGACCCGACCAACAAGTTTCTGGTAGACGCGTTCGGTGCGATAGACAACCTCGACGCCACCAAGCCCATTATCCGCGCGGCCCCGGAGATTCCGCGCGAGGGACGGTACATTATCGTTGGCGACGTGCACGGCTGCGTGGAtcagctggagcagctggtCGAGAAGGTCAAGTACGTGAAAGGAAAGGACTGCCTCTTCATTATTGGCGATTATGTGAACAAGGGGCCGGACTCAATCGGCGCGGTGCGCGCATGCCAGCGCCTTGGCGCGTACGGCGTGCTGGGAAACCACGACTACAccctgctgcggtgctgtgcTCGTATGCGGCGTCGCCCCTTCACTCCTGACGACCTCCGCGACCCGGTAAAGCGACTGGCCCAGAAACTCCCAAAGGACTGTGAGTACTACCTGCGTGGTCTGCCCCATATTGTGCGAATTCCTCGCCACAACGTCCTCCTCGTGCACGCCGGGCTGAACCCCCAACACTCCTTAGAGAATCAAAACGTCGAGGAGGTGATGCACCTGCGCCGGCTGGAGATGGTGCCGAGCAAGCCGGGCATGTTCAAGGCAATCGCcaagggggtggagggggagccATGGGCAAAGCTGTGGAGGGGGCCTGAGATGGTCATCTTCGGCCATGACGCCTACGCCGGCTTccaggcgcatgcgcacgcctGCGGTATCGATACCGGCTGCGTCTACGGCGACCCGTTGACATGTGTCGTTTACGGCCAGGACAGCCCCGCGGGTGAGTTTTTCTCCGTGCCTGGGCTGCCCAAGTTGGAGAACGAGATGAAGGGTCTGCCTCCGCCTAGCTCCGACATTTACGAGCAGGAGGACATGGACCTCGAGAAGCTCATTATTCGACCTACCACGCGCGCCACGCCGGCCGTGAtgaacggcagcgccgactcTCGTCCAGTGTTCCTGGAGGCACCGCTGGGCTACAAGGAGGCtgaggagagcagcgcggTCGGTGCATCCACCGCCCCCAGCGTGAAGGCGTCGAACCTCACGGCAACGGTTACCAGCACGAACATGGTAATGACGCCCACCTCCACGTCTCCGTTGCGCCTCGCCACACCGACGTGCGCCGTCAATGAGCGGCTTATGGCGACGAACACCGTCAACACACGCGAGGTGCAGCGTGCGACACTGCTGGCTCTCTCTGCCACGCGCCAGCTTTCCGCGatcgcggtgctgctcgcgaTGCCCCTGTACGATCAAGAAATCGACGCAATGCTGGGGTCGGAAAGCGCCGACGAAGTCTCACAGGAGGCCTTCTGGGAGCCCTTCACTCGCCTCATCCttgtggcagcagcggagatgCCCAAAGACGACGCTGCAACACTTGCAGGggtggaggcgacgctgcagctcgccttCGACGTGTGCGAGGAaatggaggcggtggggcgAAAGCTGCAGCCGGAGCTGAAGAAATTTCTgcaggcggagagagagagccctGCGTGGTCCAAGCGGATCGTGAAATGCGCGGAGACGCTGGTGTTGGCGTAA
- a CDS encoding CCR4 associated factor, putative, translating into MTSKHTPQPYTMTANTPAWNPETRLPSLSKSAMIRDVWADNLEEEFATIRSLIKDYPFVSLDTEFPGVVAKPVGSFKTTHEFYYQTLRCNVNLLKIIQLGITLLNDKGEVPEHCSTWQFNFRFSIKEDVYAQDSIELLRHGGINFDYFNDFGIEVTHFAELLISSGLVLNSNVRWLAFHAGYDFGYLIKVVCNKDLPEKEEEFLQTLHALFPSMFDLKYLLRFTDVSHSFGLDYLAESLKLRRFGTAHQAGSDSLLTGHCYFKLLRDSFGNTAPVANNGVLYGLSEDAASSVTPSSAQAVTQVNSNSHNFSSPIAYGNGGASSGTFPAAPLNSNMRRS; encoded by the coding sequence ATGACGTCCAAGCACACCCCTCAGCCGTACACAATGACAGCGAACACGCCGGCATGGAACCCGGAGACACGGCTTCCGTCCCTTAGCAAGTCCGCAATGATCCGCGACGTTTGGGCTGACAATCTCGAGGAGGAGTTCGCCACGATCCGGTCTCTCATCAAGGACTACCCGTTCGTGTCGCTAGACACGGAATTCCCTGGAGTGGTGGCCAAGCCGGTGGGCAGCTTCAAGACGACGCACGAGTTCTACTACCAAACGCTGCGGTGCAACGTGAACCTCCTCAAGATCATTCAGCTCGGCATCACCCTTCTGAACGACAAGGGCGAGGTCCCGGAGCACTGCTCCACCTGGCAGTTCAACTTCCGCTTCAGCATCAAGGAAGACGTTTACGCGCAAGACAGCATTGAGCTTCTCCGGCATGGCGGCATCAACTTCGACTACTTCAACGACTTCGGGATCGAGGTGACGCACTTTGCGGAACTGCTCATCTCCAGCGGGCTGGTGCTCAACTCCAACGTGCGCTGGCTTGCCTTCCACGCTGGCTACGACTTCGGGTACCTCATCAAGGTGGTGTGCAACAAGGATCTTccggagaaggaggaggagttcCTGCAAACCCTTCATGCTCTCTTCCCGAGCATGTTTGACCTCAAGTATCTTTTGCGCTTCACGGATGTGTCCCACTCCTTTGGACTGGACTACTTAGCGGAGAGCctgaagctgcgccgcttcggcaCGGCGCATCAGGCCGGCAGCGATTCGCTCCTCACGGGCCACTGCTACTTCAAGTTGCTGCGTGATAGCTTTGGCAACACCGCACCGGTGGCCAACAACGGCGTTCTCTACGGTCTTAGCGAGGATGCAGCTTCGTCCGTCACTCCTAGCagcgcgcaggcggtgaCGCAGGTGAATAGCAACTCGCACAACTTCTCAAGCCCCATTGCGTACGGCAATGGCGGCGCAAGCAGCGGTACCTTCCCTGCGGCCCCCCTCAACTCTAACATGCGCAGGTCGTGA